The Longimicrobiaceae bacterium DNA window GCAAAGCGATCGGAGCCTTCATCCGCCAGGCCGCCACCACCAGCCACACCATCCAGACCACGTTCAGGACCTCGGCCAGCGCGATCGCACTCGACATCGTGGGGGAGAAGCCCTCAGTACCGACCACCCAGCCCTGCGCCAGGTAGGTGAAGCCCGCGACCCCCATGAGGTAGGCGATCGGGCGGGGCACTGGCCGCGTCCGCAGGACTGCGACCGCGAACATCACTAGCGCGACGCCGAGCAAATACGCGTGGTAGCTCCTCATCCCCCACTCCATCCAGCGGACTGTCTCGGCGCTGGCGAAGCGCGCCGCTCTCTCCGCGTCCCCGGAGGTCACCCAGGCGGCATCGGCCATCTTGTTGGCGACCCCGTCCACGGCCTGCAGAGCTCCATACAGCCCCAGCGCGCTCACCGCCGCAGCGGCCCCGAAGCGGCCGGCCCATCTCGCTGTCCCGTCGCGTGCGTCCAGCGCATAGAACATGGCGACAAGCCCACCGGTCACCAGCGCCATCGCCGCGAACTGGCCGACGTGATCGGCCACCCACAGTCCACTCTTCGCATACGCCGTGAAGATGGCGGGGTGGTCGTTCGCATCCCCGCCGGTGTGGAACAGGG harbors:
- a CDS encoding DUF4386 family protein, producing MKRDEGPARGGATVDSREPMRLAGSGPGKIDRASLRLSSVLLLGGQILYIVITLFHTGGDANDHPAIFTAYAKSGLWVADHVGQFAAMALVTGGLVAMFYALDARDGTARWAGRFGAAAAVSALGLYGALQAVDGVANKMADAAWVTSGDAERAARFASAETVRWMEWGMRSYHAYLLGVALVMFAVAVLRTRPVPRPIAYLMGVAGFTYLAQGWVVGTEGFSPTMSSAIALAEVLNVVWMVWLVVAAWRMKAPIALPPAGEGPGPSTATPGLLVDARAPYGSSP